Genomic DNA from Paenibacillus donghaensis:
GTGACATTGTTGCCTGCGGGAGTGGTCACCTTGGCGATTGCGCTTAGTAGCGACAGGTTCGCGGCCGCGTCATAGGCTTTTACACTATAGCTGTATGAAGTGTTGGCCGATAACCCGGTGTCTGTGTACGAAGTAGTCGAAGAGGTGCCTACCTTGACTCCGTTGCGGTAAATTTCGTATCCCGTGACCCCGACAATATCGGTGGAGGCTGTCCAGCTCACCTTGACACTTGCCGCACTCTGCACTGTGGCTGTCACATTGGTTGGAACCGTAGGTGCTGTGGTGTCTACCGGCTGCTGTGTTTTAGCATAAATCTTGGCCGAATTAGCACCTACAGAGACCGTGATCTGCTTGCCGGTAGCACCGCCGGATTGCACGGTTACCGTATCCGCCACATTGAACTGGTTGATCAGCACTGTACCCACACTGAGTGTGCTCTCGGCGCGCAGCGGAAGGGTTACCGTCTGAGAGCCGCTTGCTTTATTGCTGAATACAGAGATAACCTCCTGGCCCAGATTGCTTCCACTGTCGATGCGCCGGGAGAAGGCATACAGATTCTGCGCAGACCACATTTCACGCTGGGTTCCCGTACGCAGCGCCGGATTATTCTGGCGGATGAGATTCAGCTTGGCGATATGATTGAAGGTGCTGGCGTTCTCGTTAAAATAGTTCGTCAGCACATTTCCGCTCGCATCGCGCTTGACCATCGACCAGCGGTTCCAGGTATCGGCGATGCCGCCGGTGATGATCTGGCCGTTGCCATTGCCCTTGTCCTGCTCGGTTCCCTGGAAGACTACCGGTGTGCCGCGTACCGTAAAGATAAAGGACAGGGCATTCTGCAGCTTCTCCACACTCCCGCCGGCTTCGGTCAAGAAGCGGTTGCGGTCATGATTATCAATAAAGGTAACCATGTGGTTGGCATTCCCGTTGTAGTAGGAATCGAGTGCCAGTGTGCTTTTGATCGTGGAATCGAAGGACTGGCCGTAAGCAAAGCTGTTGAGGATCGGGAAAAACAACGGGAAATCCAGCATCCCCCACTCCTTGCCCGTTCCTAACCAGCGGGAGACAAATTCGGCATTGCCGTCGAAATTCTCGCCAAACGTATTCACGCCCAGCAGATTCTGCAGCTCGCCGATGTCTGAGGGCTTCATCAGCTTGGCGGCGTCGACACGCGCACCATCGGCCCCCGTATAATCGAACCAGGCTTTGATCGAGCTGAACACCGCCTGCTTCGCTGCAGGCACATCGAAATCAATGTCGTCCAGCCCGGCAAGATCATGATTCTCGATATAGTCCTGAGCCCACTGGTCATATCTTCCGTCGGAAAGCGCCCAGTTAATGTCACCGTTATGGTGGTACCAGGCCGGGTTATTAAATGGAGCTGCCGGCTGCAAAGAAGGGATATCATAAAAAGCCTGGGTGCCCAGCATATAATCGCCGATATGATTCGGCACGATATCAATAATCACCTTGATCCCGAGCGCATGGGCGGAATCCACCAGCTCCTTCAGCTTCTCCTTCGTACCGAAGTACGGGT
This window encodes:
- a CDS encoding carbohydrate binding domain-containing protein, whose amino-acid sequence is MTRKRSLIPVLMLSIVLSVVIQFLVLAPARADAASIGTVNENDTIYQIMVDRFNDGDPSNNATGAAIRYGENSEEDFRYMKGGDWQGIIDKLSYIHNMGYTAIWISPVAEPQVTSRDNNGTGKNTAYHGYNVKNPNAANPYFGTKEKLKELVDSAHALGIKVIIDIVPNHIGDYMLGTQAFYDIPSLQPAAPFNNPAWYHHNGDINWALSDGRYDQWAQDYIENHDLAGLDDIDFDVPAAKQAVFSSIKAWFDYTGADGARVDAAKLMKPSDIGELQNLLGVNTFGENFDGNAEFVSRWLGTGKEWGMLDFPLFFPILNSFAYGQSFDSTIKSTLALDSYYNGNANHMVTFIDNHDRNRFLTEAGGSVEKLQNALSFIFTVRGTPVVFQGTEQDKGNGNGQIITGGIADTWNRWSMVKRDASGNVLTNYFNENASTFNHIAKLNLIRQNNPALRTGTQREMWSAQNLYAFSRRIDSGSNLGQEVISVFSNKASGSQTVTLPLRAESTLSVGTVLINQFNVADTVTVQSGGATGKQITVSVGANSAKIYAKTQQPVDTTAPTVPTNVTATVQSAASVKVSWTASTDIVGVTGYEIYRNGVKVGTSSTTSYTDTGLSANTSYSYSVKAYDAAANLSLLSAIAKVTTPAGNNVTIYYKQGYATPYIHYRPVGGTWTTAPGVAIPASEVAGYNRITINIGSATQLEACFNNGGSTWDSNGGSNYLFGTGTWTYTPTGTIQSGGPVAPTPTVTPTPTASATPTPTVAPTPTASATPTPTVAPTPTASATPTPTVAPTPTASTTPSPTASPTPSPTPTAGAVTIYYKNAAFSSSYIHYKLDGSSVWTTVPGVLLQDSAFPGYRAVTVQLGNASGLTATFNNGSGSWDNNGGSNYHFAAGTWSLVNGNTAVGEPQPDGVTFRVSVPASTPADGPVYLTGTFNSWNAADAAYQLTKGSDGVYSSTLSLPAGTAVQYKLTRGSWATVEVSSSGADVTNRTLTPSGGAQSVTLSVQRWKDQ